The genomic segment GGATGGATGAGGAGGGGCTGTTCGCGTCGCTTGACTCGAAGTGAGCAGGTCGCGCATACACGGTGGTAGCTCCGGCGAGCCAGGATGCTGTTCGTCACGACCTGGCTCGCCGGGCCAATTTCACGCGTGTTCGCTGTTAGGCCTTAGTCAACTGGTCATGCCCACCGGCGTGCGCCAGAGTGGACGACGTGGGTCGATGCCACGGACGATGTCGTGATAGAGGCGAGCAAGTTGCTGGGTAATCGGCCCCAGGTGCGCCATCGCCAATCTGGTACCGATCAATGCTCGCAATTGGGGTAATCTCGGCGGCTGTGCCGCACAAGAAGACTTCGTCCGCAAGATAGAGTTCGGTGCGATTCAACCGGTCGCTCTTCCACGAGCAGCCCAAGGTCCTCGCGGGCGAGCGTCAGCAGCGTGTCGCGAGTAATACTCTCCAAAATGCTGCTGGTCACGTCGGGCGTGATGAGCTTGCCGTTCCGCACCAGCATGAGGCAAGCACCTGGCCCTTCGGCTACTTTGCCCTGCGTGTTCAGCAGGATTGCCGCGTCATAGCCATCCTGGGAGTGCTTCCATCGTCGCCAGCTGGCTGTTGCGGTAGTTTGAGATATTCTTGACTCGTGGCGGCATCACATCATCGGCAATCCGTCGCCACGAGCTGACACGGGCATGCACCGCTTTGCCACTGAGCAGTTCTGATGGCATTGGTCGGATCGAAATGTAGATTTGCGACTCAGGGCTATACCCGCTCAAACTCTTCGGCCCGCCACTGCGGTAGGCGACTGGCTGGATGTAGGTATCTTCGCGACACCTCATTGGCACGGAGCAGCGTGGATGACCGCTTCAGTGAGCTCATCCACGCTGTATCGGCGTTCAAGACGCACGAGCTTCATCGAGTGGTGCAATCGCTCCAGGTGATCTTGCAGGCGGAACACGAAGCCTTCCCCAGCCTCGGCGTTCCAGTACATGCGAATGCCTTCGAAGACAGCCCCGACGGTCGACCATCCAAGGTCGGTGACGTGAACTGTCGCCTCTTCCCACCGCACAAGCTTGCCGTTCCACCAGAGATACGCCGGATGCTCCGCCACGTCTTGCCTCCTTACTCGCTGCATTCCCGGCTCTCGCTTGCGCTGCGCGTCACTGTGCGCATCGTGGCGCACCCTTGCACCGGCGGCACAGCGCAGACCCGTTGCCTGTGCCCGCGTGCAGGATGGACGAGACCGCACCACTTGTCAACCAGAAGCTGCGCATGGGGCGCGTCGCTACCGGTCTGGTAGCCGGATCGCGTTCGGTGGCACGCCGTCACTGACGAGGAACGCGCGAGCAGCCGCGCCGTACAACCCGACGTTTGGTCCAAGGGATGAGGTCACGATACGCACATGGTCAGCAATATGCGGCATCGCGTAGGTTGGAAGCCACTGCTGGAGTGGTGCTGTCAGCAGTCGCCGGCTTCGGCCACACCACCCCCAAGCACGATCACTTCCGGGTTGAAAAGGTTGATGAGACCTGCAAGCCCGACCGCCAGCGCTCGTCCGGCCTGGGCGAAGATAGCCCGTGCTGCCGGATCGCCTTGGCGTGCAGCTGCAGTGACGATAATCGGCAGTGACCGGTTGCCCGCCAGCAAGCTGGGTGATGCTGGGCGACCGGCCAGATTGCACAAGCGCCTCGCCGTCGCGCGCAAGTGCCCATCCGCTTACGAACGCTTCCAGGCAACCGATGCCTCCGCAGTGGCAGCGCGGCCCGTTGGGGTCAACCGGCACGTGTCCAACTTCGGCACCCAGTCCTGCGACACCCTCGACAAGCAACCCGATGGGTGATGATGCCACCCCCGAAGCCCGTGCCAATGACACAGTGCACAATGTGTCGTGCTCACGAGCAGCACCGAAGAGCGCTTCGCCAAGCGCCGCGCCATTCCCATCGTTGCCGAGCACAATCGGTCGCTTCAGACGACGCACGAGTTCGTCTTTGAGTGGTACGTCGTGCCAGCCGGGGAGGTTTGGCGCCATGTGGATGACGCCGCGCGACAGGATCGAGCGTGGCGACCGTGTGTGGCAACGATGGGAATGGCGCGGCGCTTGGCGAAGCGCTCTTCGGTGCTGCTCGTGGAGCACGACACATTGTGCACTGTGTCATTGGCAGGGCTTCGGGGGTGGCATCATCACCCATGGGTTGCTTGTCGAGGGTGTCGCAGGACTGGGTGCCGAAGTTGGACACGTGCCGGTTGACCCCAACGGGCCGCGCTGCCACTGCGGAGGCATCGGTTGCCTGGAGCGTTCGTAAGCGGGATGGGCACTTGCGCGCGACGGCGAGGCGCTTGTGCAATCTGGCCGGTCGCCCAGCATCACCCAGCTTGCTGGCGGGCAACCGGTCACTGCCGATATCGTCACTGCAGCTGCACGCCAAGGCGATCCGGCAGCACGGGCTATCTTCGCCCAGGCCGGACGAGCGCTGGCGGTCGGGCTTGCAGGTCTCATCAACCTTTTCAACCCGGAAGTGATCGTGCTTGGGGGTGGTGTGGCCGAAGCCGGCGAACTGCTGACAGCACCACTCCAGCAGTGGCTTCCAACCTACGCGATGCCGCATATTGCTGACCATGTGCGTATCGTGACCTCATCCCTTGGACCAAACGTCGGTTGTACGGCGCGGCTGCTCGCGCGTTCCTCGTCAGTGACGGCGTGCCACCGAACGCGATCCGGCTACCAGACCGGTAGCGACGCGCCCCATGCGCAGCTTCTGGTTGACAAGTGGTGCGGTCTCGTCCATCCTGCACGCGGGCACAGGCAACGGGTCTGCGCTGTGCCGCCGGTGCAAGGGTGCGCCACGATGCGCACAGTGACGCGCAGCGCAAGCGAGAGCCGGGAATGCAGCGAGTAAGGAGGCAAGACGTGGCGGAGCATCCGGCGTATCTCTGGTGGAACGGCAAGCTTGTGCGGGTGGGAAGAGGCGACAGTTCACGTCACCGACCTTGGATGGTCGACCGTCGGGGCTGTCTTCGAAGGCATTCGCATGTACTGGAACGCCGAGGCTGGGGAAGGCTTCGTGTTCCGCCTGCAAGATCACCTGGAGCGATTGCACCACTCGATGAAGCTCGTGCGTCTTGAACGCCGATACAGCGTGGATGAGCTCACTGAAGCGGTCATCACGCTGCTCCGTGCCAATGAGTGTCGCGAAGATACCTACATCCAGCCAGTCGCCTACCGCAGTGGCGGGCCGAAGAGTTTGAGCGGTATAGCCCTGAGTCGCAAATCTACATTTCGATCCGACCAATGCATCAGAACTGCTCAGTGGCAAAGCGGTGCATGCCCGTGTCAGCTCGTGGCGACGGATTGCCGATGATGTGATGCCGCCACGAGTCAAGAATATCTCAAACTACCGCAACAGCCAGCTGGCGACGATGGAAGCACTCCAGGATGGCTATGACGCGGCAATCCTGCTGAAACACGCAGGGCAAAGTAGCCGAAGGGCCAGGTGCTTGCCTCATGCTGGTGCGGAACGGCAAGCTCATCACGCCCGACGTGACCAGCAGCATTTTGGAGAGTATTACTCGCGACACGCTGCTGACGCTCGCCCGCGAGGACCTTGGGCTGCTCGTGGAAGAGCGACCGGTTGATCGCACCGAACTCTATCTTGCGGACGAAGTCTTCTTGTGCGCACAGCCGCCGAGATTACCCCAATTGCGAGCATTGATCGGTACCAGATTGGCGATGGCGCACCTGGGCCGATTACCCAGCAACTTGCTCGCCTCTATCACGACATCGTCCGTGGCATCGACCCACGTCGTCCACTCTGGCGCACGCCGGTGGGCATGACCCAGTTGACTAAGGCCTAACAGCGAACACGCGTGAAATTGGCCCGGCGAGCCAGGTCGTGACGAACAGCATCCTGGCTCGCCGGGGAGCTACCACCGTGTATGCGCGACCTGCTCACTTCGAGTCAAGCGACGCGAACAGCCCCTCCTCATCCATCCGCTGCAAGGCACGGTCGAACGCTTCGATCGTGGCATCGATTTCTGCTTCGGTGTGAACAGCGCTGACGAGGCCACCACCATGGAAGAGATCAACGCCTTCGTTCACCATGGCCAGGTGCAAGAGGTGGCCAAGCCGACCACTGAGGCCAGCTTTCAGCACTTCTGGTGCGACGCCTTCTGGTATACGAATGTCCTCGCCGTGCTGATTGGCGCAGCGCGTCCCCAGGACAATATGGAACACGGAACTCTCGCCCCAGACAAAGCCGGGAATACCTCGCCGAACGAGGATCTGGTTCATGCCACGCCGCAGCCGGGCGGCCATGGCGTCAGCATGGCGCTGCACGGCTGGATCAGCGACGATTCTGCAGGCACGCGCACCCCGCTGCTGCTGAAAGGGGATTGGCATTAAACGTGCCAGGATGCTGGACGCGGCGCTCTTGGTTCCAGGCTGGATCGTCACGGAACTCG from the Thermorudis peleae genome contains:
- a CDS encoding aminotransferase class IV; the encoded protein is MSQTTATASWRRWKHSQDGYDAAILLNTQGKVAEGPGACLMLVRNGKLITPDVTSSILESITRDTLLTLAREDLGLLVEERPVESHRTLSCGRSLLVRHSRRDYPNCEH
- a CDS encoding ROK family protein yields the protein MLHEQHRRALRQAPRHSHRCHTRSPRSILSRGVIHMAPNLPGWHDVPLKDELVRRLKRPIVLGNDGNGAALGEALFGAAREHDTLCTVSLARASGVASSPIGLLVEGVAGLGAEVGHVPVDPNGPRCHCGGIGCLEAFVSGWALARDGEALVQSGRSPSITQLAGGQPVTADYRHCSCTPRRSGSTGYLRPGRTSAGGRACRSHQPFQPGSDRAWGWCGRSRRLLTAPLQQWLPTYAMPHIADHVRIVTSSLGPNVGLYGAAARAFLVSDGVPPNAIRLPDR
- a CDS encoding aminotransferase class IV; translation: MYWNAEAGEGFVFRLQDHLERLHHSMKLVRLERRYSVDELTEAVITLLRANECREDTYIQPVAYRSGGPKSLSGIALSRKSTFRSDQCIRTAQWQSGACPCQLVATDCR